The genome window AAACAGCCAGCGCCGCGGGGGAGACGGCGACCGGGAGCTTCAGGAGGACGCGGCGGCCGTCGCTCTCGCGCGCGCCCCGGCACAGCACGTGGAGCTCGTCTCTCGAGACCTCCGCGTCCACGCGATAACCGCGGACGAACATGTCAATCCTCCCACCGAAGGCGCGTATATTATCACCCGATGACGAGGGGCCGGTTCGCCGCCATCGCGCGAAAGCTCTGCCCGCGCTGCCGCGAGGGAAGGATCTTCGCCGGATTCCTCCGGATGAACCGGAAGTGCCCCGCGTGCGGCCTCGTCTTCGAGCGCGAGCAGGGGTACTTCGTGGCCGCCATGTACGTCAGCTACGCCCTCTCGGTCCCGCTCCTCGCCGTGCTCGCGGTGGCCGTCCGCCTCGCGAAGCCCGGCTGGTCGGTCGACGCGGTCCTCGGGACCGCCGCCCTCCTCGCGATCCCCTTCGTGCCGGCCCTCTTCAGGTACTCGCGGGTCCTGTGGATGCATCTGGACCGGGAGATCGATCGGGAGACGTGAACGAGATCGGCGCCGCCATCTGGGACACCTCCCGCCGGTAGTGGCGCAGCGCCGGTGTGATCGCGGCGAGCCAGACCGTCGCGACGAGGCAGCCGATCCCGCCGCTCACCACGGAGGCGCGCGCACCGAACGCGTTGGCGACGACGCCCGCCTCCATCTCGCCGAGCTGCGGCCCTCCCATGAAGAAGACCATGTTCACCCCGGTCATCCGCCCGCGGAGGGCGTCCGGAGTCCCGAGCTGCCGGATGACGTTCCGGAGGACCATGCTCACCGTGTCGGCGGCCCCCGTGGCGGCGAGGCACAGGAAGGTCAGCGCGAAGGAGCGCGAGAGGCCGAAGAGAACCGTCGCGATGCCGTAGACGATCACGGCCTGGATGAGGACCATCCCCCGCCGGTCGATCCGATCGACCAGGCGGACCATCGCCACGCCGGCGAGGACGGCGCCGATCGAGGGAGCGGCGTAGAGCCAGCCGTACCCGTGCGGCCCGACGTGGAGGATGTCCTGCGCGAAGATCGGGAGAAGGGTGCTCGCGCAGGAGAAGAAGGTCGCGAAGAAGTCGACGAGCATCGTGGAGCGGATCATCGGCGCGCCGAACACGAATTTGAGGCCGTCCAGGGCGGACCGGAACGAGACTTCGCTCTTCTCGTGCTCCTCGCGCTCCGGCACGTCGCGCATCATGAGGATCGCGACGATGACGAAGACGAACGACGCGGCGTTGAGGA of Acidobacteriota bacterium contains these proteins:
- a CDS encoding MFS transporter; this translates as MRPSSPLVALQHRNFRLLWSGQLVSFAGSMAQTAAILWHVSLLVPPEKKGLALGMVGFVRVIPIFGLGVFSGVVADAHDRRRVMLITQTAMGLVAVGLAIVAFAGVTALWPIYLFAALGSAFGIFDGPARQALIPALVPREHLPNAISLNTIMFQIASVVGPSIAGIVIAASGVAWVYVLNAASFVFVIVAILMMRDVPEREEHEKSEVSFRSALDGLKFVFGAPMIRSTMLVDFFATFFSCASTLLPIFAQDILHVGPHGYGWLYAAPSIGAVLAGVAMVRLVDRIDRRGMVLIQAVIVYGIATVLFGLSRSFALTFLCLAATGAADTVSMVLRNVIRQLGTPDALRGRMTGVNMVFFMGGPQLGEMEAGVVANAFGARASVVSGGIGCLVATVWLAAITPALRHYRREVSQMAAPISFTSPDRSPGPDASTGPAST
- a CDS encoding DUF983 domain-containing protein; this encodes MTRGRFAAIARKLCPRCREGRIFAGFLRMNRKCPACGLVFEREQGYFVAAMYVSYALSVPLLAVLAVAVRLAKPGWSVDAVLGTAALLAIPFVPALFRYSRVLWMHLDREIDRET